One Rubidibacter lacunae KORDI 51-2 DNA window includes the following coding sequences:
- a CDS encoding MFS transporter yields the protein MQTFTIILCGQLVSAIGSSMTFFSLTLWAWENTGSATALALIGLFIRVSQVSSTYFAGSVVDRFNRKHLMILGDAVTASCASIIGLLFLEHALQIWHLYIIGLVVGGFGQIQILAYQASLSLLIPKHQYTRAGSMGAAVSYGSSIIGPALAGILYPQIGLFGIVTIDIATFMLAIVILFFVRIPQPEFTLADDSQQSNHSFVTGFLHVWKQPSLRVLLVVMVLFTFVHDFGGALQSPMVLARTDGDPRALAAVSAAAGFGGVTGAVLTSIWGGPKRRIYGMLGGYIGVGLSKIIFGLGRSLPVWGPAQFCSSLNFPLLGSSREALWMDKISPEIQGRVFAANSLVTQVASGIAILLAGPLADRLFEPAMMSGGQLVGWLGGSFGSGPGAGMAILYTLCSVSILLVGLGGFLLPKLRTIEID from the coding sequence ATGCAAACATTCACGATTATTTTGTGCGGGCAGTTGGTCTCGGCGATTGGTAGTAGCATGACCTTCTTCTCTCTGACACTTTGGGCTTGGGAGAATACCGGCTCGGCTACTGCCTTAGCCTTGATTGGCCTCTTCATTCGAGTCTCGCAAGTCTCCTCAACCTATTTCGCCGGCTCCGTTGTAGACCGCTTCAATCGCAAGCACCTGATGATCCTTGGTGATGCAGTCACTGCTAGTTGTGCCTCGATCATTGGCTTGCTCTTCCTGGAACATGCTTTACAGATTTGGCACCTCTACATCATCGGTCTGGTCGTGGGAGGCTTCGGCCAAATTCAAATCCTGGCTTATCAGGCTTCCCTTTCCCTGCTCATCCCCAAGCATCAGTACACCCGCGCCGGCAGCATGGGTGCTGCTGTTTCCTATGGCTCGAGTATTATCGGTCCGGCCCTGGCTGGCATTCTCTATCCCCAGATCGGACTCTTCGGTATCGTCACTATTGATATCGCAACCTTCATGTTGGCTATTGTCATCCTTTTCTTCGTCCGCATTCCCCAACCGGAATTCACCCTAGCCGACGATTCCCAGCAATCTAACCATTCCTTTGTGACGGGCTTTCTCCATGTCTGGAAACAGCCCAGTCTGAGGGTTCTGTTAGTGGTCATGGTGTTATTCACCTTCGTCCACGACTTCGGGGGGGCACTGCAAAGTCCTATGGTTTTGGCTCGCACCGACGGTGACCCCCGCGCTCTCGCTGCCGTCTCCGCTGCGGCTGGTTTCGGTGGCGTTACCGGAGCCGTCCTCACCAGTATTTGGGGCGGCCCCAAACGCCGCATCTACGGCATGTTGGGAGGATACATTGGGGTTGGACTGAGCAAAATTATCTTTGGCTTGGGGCGGTCTCTCCCGGTCTGGGGTCCCGCTCAGTTTTGTTCGTCACTCAACTTTCCCCTCCTTGGTAGTTCCCGCGAAGCCCTTTGGATGGATAAAATTTCCCCTGAAATTCAGGGGCGCGTCTTTGCTGCTAATTCCCTAGTCACTCAAGTGGCCAGTGGCATAGCCATATTGCTAGCCGGTCCCCTCGCCGACCGCCTATTCGAGCCGGCTATGATGTCAGGAGGGCAGCTGGTTGGCTGGCTTGGTGGCAGTTTTGGTAGCGGTCCCGGTGCCGGCATGGCCATTCTATATACTCTTTGCTCCGTCAGCATTCTGCTCGTTGGGCTTGGC